Proteins co-encoded in one Bremerella sp. TYQ1 genomic window:
- a CDS encoding DUF1501 domain-containing protein — protein MSNSEMPKSSYCGNTRREFLWNAGAKFPGLALTYMLAKDGFLANQAMAADGVSAFDNPLAAKQPMFEGKAKNVIFLFMYGGPSHVDTFDYKPKLYGLDGKTVPVKTKGRGGEKNEGRVVGPKWNFKQYGESGQWVSDLFPHLATCVDDIAFLKSCQADSPIHGSAMLMMNSGRILSGYPTLGSWVNYGLGTVNQNLPGYVVMLDPSGGPISGAKNWTCGFMPANYQGTIFRSKGAPIIDLATPDGMTRAAQRRILDAMKEANQQHFEARSDNTELSSRIASYELAYRMQEHAPEAVDLNTESEDTKQLYGMDNPETEEFGRRCLMARRLVERGVRFVQLYSGGHHNDNNWDAHGDLEKNHNYHAGRTDKPIAGLIKDLKRKGMLDDTLIVWGGEFGRQPTAEYEKGTGRDHNSYGFTMWMAGGGIKGGVSYGATDELGAEAVENPLHVRRIHATILNQLGLDPNHLSYFYSGLDQKLVGVEHTEPIHEIIT, from the coding sequence ATGTCAAACTCGGAAATGCCGAAGTCCAGCTATTGTGGCAATACCCGGCGAGAGTTTTTGTGGAACGCAGGGGCGAAGTTCCCTGGGCTTGCACTCACCTACATGCTGGCCAAGGATGGCTTCCTCGCGAACCAGGCGATGGCTGCCGATGGCGTCAGCGCGTTCGATAATCCGCTGGCTGCTAAACAGCCGATGTTCGAAGGCAAAGCCAAGAACGTCATCTTCCTGTTCATGTATGGCGGTCCGAGCCATGTCGATACGTTCGACTACAAGCCGAAACTGTACGGACTGGACGGTAAAACGGTCCCTGTGAAAACCAAGGGTCGTGGCGGCGAAAAGAATGAAGGCCGCGTCGTCGGTCCGAAGTGGAACTTCAAGCAGTATGGCGAATCAGGGCAGTGGGTTTCCGACTTGTTCCCTCACTTGGCGACTTGTGTCGATGACATCGCCTTCCTGAAGTCGTGTCAGGCCGACTCACCTATTCATGGTTCGGCCATGTTGATGATGAACTCGGGGCGAATCCTCAGCGGATATCCAACGCTCGGTTCATGGGTCAACTACGGCTTGGGGACGGTCAATCAAAACCTGCCTGGCTATGTGGTCATGCTGGACCCTAGCGGCGGTCCGATCAGTGGTGCAAAGAACTGGACGTGCGGCTTCATGCCGGCGAACTACCAGGGAACGATCTTCCGCAGCAAGGGTGCTCCCATTATCGACCTGGCTACGCCGGATGGAATGACGCGTGCCGCTCAACGGCGAATCTTGGATGCGATGAAGGAAGCCAACCAGCAGCACTTCGAGGCCCGCAGCGACAACACCGAATTGTCGTCACGGATTGCGAGCTACGAACTGGCTTACCGCATGCAGGAACATGCCCCGGAAGCGGTCGACTTGAATACCGAATCGGAAGACACCAAGCAGTTGTACGGCATGGACAATCCGGAGACGGAAGAATTCGGTCGTCGTTGTTTGATGGCTCGCCGATTGGTCGAACGTGGCGTTCGTTTTGTTCAGCTTTATTCCGGCGGTCACCACAACGACAACAACTGGGACGCCCACGGCGACTTGGAAAAGAACCACAACTACCACGCCGGTCGTACCGACAAGCCGATCGCCGGTCTGATTAAAGACCTGAAGCGTAAGGGCATGCTGGACGATACGCTGATTGTCTGGGGTGGTGAGTTCGGTCGTCAGCCTACCGCCGAATACGAAAAGGGTACCGGACGAGATCACAACTCGTACGGCTTCACCATGTGGATGGCTGGTGGCGGCATCAAGGGTGGCGTCTCGTACGGGGCGACCGATGAACTGGGCGCTGAAGCGGTGGAGAATCCGCTGCATGTTCGCCGAATTCACGCGACCATCTTGAATCAGTTGGGACTCGACCCGAACCACTTGAGCTACTTCTATAGCGGCTTGGATCAGAAGCTGGTCGGCGTCGAACACACCGAACCGATTCACGAGATCATCACGTGA
- the pckA gene encoding phosphoenolpyruvate carboxykinase (ATP): MSSIDLKGLDIDVEDVRRNMAPSTLYEEAIRDEEDAAIADSGALIAYSGEKTGRSPKDKRVVESEESKNDVWWGPINIPIEDHTYRINLERAKDYLNTRKKLYVVDAFAGWDPKYRLKIRVICSRPYHALFMHTMLIRPTHEELQNFGEPDVVIYNAGRFPANRHTPGMTSKTSVDVNLEDREMVILGTEYAGEMKKGVFTMMNYYMPKQGVLSMHCSATTEPGSDRSSILFGLSGTGKTTLSADPKRLLIGDDEHCWSDDGVFNIEGGCYAKAIDLTPDNEPEIFQALRFGSVLENVVYDKEDHHVDFTDTSITQNTRGAYPIEFIRNAKIPCVAGHPTDVIFLTCDAFGVLPPVSKLTSAQAMYHFISGYTAKIAGTEVGVTEPQATFSPCFGGPFLVWHPGKYAELLAEKLEKHNANVWLVNTGWTGGAHGAGSRIKLKYTRAIIDAIHSGELANAPTAEDPVFGIHVLQECPGVPAEILNPKGTWSDPAAYDQTAAKLASLFIDNFQNYSSGVSEDVRQAGPVAKTSV, encoded by the coding sequence ATGAGTAGTATCGATTTAAAAGGATTGGATATCGATGTCGAAGACGTTCGCCGAAACATGGCGCCTTCGACCCTTTACGAAGAAGCGATTCGCGACGAAGAAGACGCCGCCATCGCCGATTCCGGGGCTTTGATTGCCTACAGCGGCGAAAAAACAGGCCGTTCGCCGAAAGACAAACGCGTTGTCGAATCGGAAGAGTCGAAGAATGACGTCTGGTGGGGACCGATCAATATCCCGATCGAAGACCATACCTATCGCATCAATCTCGAGCGTGCGAAAGATTATCTCAACACCCGTAAAAAGCTGTATGTGGTCGATGCGTTTGCCGGGTGGGACCCGAAGTATCGGCTGAAGATTCGTGTGATTTGCTCGCGTCCGTACCACGCGTTGTTCATGCACACGATGCTCATTCGCCCAACCCACGAAGAGCTGCAAAACTTCGGCGAGCCAGACGTGGTGATCTACAACGCCGGGCGTTTTCCCGCCAACCGACATACGCCTGGCATGACGTCGAAGACAAGCGTCGACGTCAACTTGGAAGACCGCGAGATGGTCATCCTGGGGACGGAATACGCCGGAGAAATGAAGAAGGGCGTGTTCACGATGATGAACTATTACATGCCCAAGCAAGGCGTCCTATCAATGCACTGCAGCGCGACCACCGAGCCAGGCTCGGACCGCAGCAGCATCTTGTTCGGTCTATCCGGCACCGGGAAAACGACTCTTTCGGCCGATCCGAAGCGACTGTTGATTGGCGACGACGAACATTGCTGGAGCGATGATGGCGTCTTTAATATTGAAGGGGGTTGCTACGCCAAAGCAATCGATCTGACGCCGGACAACGAGCCAGAAATCTTCCAGGCCCTGCGGTTTGGTTCGGTGCTGGAAAACGTGGTCTACGACAAAGAAGACCACCACGTCGACTTCACCGATACCAGCATCACGCAAAATACCCGTGGTGCGTATCCGATCGAGTTCATCCGCAACGCGAAGATCCCTTGCGTGGCCGGTCATCCGACCGACGTGATCTTCCTGACATGCGACGCGTTTGGCGTGCTGCCTCCGGTAAGCAAGCTCACTTCGGCCCAGGCGATGTATCACTTTATCTCCGGCTACACCGCTAAGATTGCGGGGACGGAAGTTGGAGTGACGGAGCCACAAGCGACGTTCAGTCCTTGCTTCGGCGGGCCGTTTTTGGTTTGGCATCCTGGCAAATATGCCGAGCTGTTGGCTGAAAAACTGGAAAAGCATAACGCCAACGTTTGGCTGGTGAACACCGGCTGGACCGGCGGAGCCCATGGTGCCGGGTCGCGGATCAAGCTGAAATATACCCGAGCCATCATCGACGCCATTCACAGCGGTGAACTGGCCAATGCCCCAACAGCTGAAGATCCGGTCTTTGGCATTCACGTCCTGCAAGAATGCCCAGGCGTTCCGGCAGAAATCTTGAATCCGAAGGGGACGTGGAGCGATCCTGCGGCCTACGATCAAACGGCTGCCAAGCTGGCGTCACTATTTATTGATAATTTTCAGAACTACAGTTCTGGCGTGAGTGAAGACGTCCGTCAGGCCGGTCCCGTGGCGAAAACTTCGGTCTAG
- a CDS encoding sulfatase produces MTTRVFLFLPLFLTVLGLFGESTLDAAEAKRPNFVFFLVDDLGWADLSCYGSTFHETPNIDAFAKSGMKFYQAYTACPVCSPTRASILTGRHPVRVDVTDWIPGNSGTGKFLQVEDRDNLALEEVTIAEVLKGEGYQTFFAGKWHLGDKGHWPTDQGFDINIGGHDRGSPPGGYYAPWNNPVLEAKEDGEYLTERLTEESIKFLENRDEAKPFFLYLCYYNVHTPIQPYKKRVEYFEAKKGNIEGKTPVIAEHEGQSRARQDNAAYASMVAAVDQSVGDILAKLDELKLDDDTVVCFFSDNGGLCTLGKNRVAPTSNLPLRSGKGWLYEGGVRSPMIVRAPGVTQAGSSTESPVVSTDFFPTMLELADLPLQPKLHADGESLVAMLGGDDPAEKRTFYWHYPHYHGSTWKPGASIRDGDWKLIEFYEYDEVELYNLADDPGEKNDLSKSMPEKTTQLREKLRTWQKEMNAKMPEPNPKYRGAK; encoded by the coding sequence ATGACGACTCGAGTCTTCCTCTTCCTGCCCTTATTCCTGACGGTGCTTGGCCTCTTCGGCGAATCGACTTTGGATGCTGCCGAAGCGAAGCGGCCGAATTTTGTCTTCTTTCTCGTCGACGATCTCGGTTGGGCCGATCTTTCCTGCTACGGCAGTACGTTTCACGAGACGCCCAACATAGATGCCTTTGCGAAAAGTGGCATGAAGTTCTACCAGGCCTACACCGCTTGTCCGGTCTGCTCGCCGACGCGGGCCTCAATTCTCACCGGGCGGCATCCGGTTCGTGTTGATGTGACCGACTGGATTCCTGGCAACAGCGGGACCGGGAAGTTTCTCCAAGTCGAAGATCGCGACAATCTCGCCCTAGAAGAAGTTACCATTGCCGAAGTGCTGAAAGGGGAGGGGTATCAAACCTTCTTTGCCGGCAAATGGCATCTCGGTGACAAAGGGCATTGGCCCACCGACCAAGGGTTCGACATCAATATCGGAGGGCACGATCGTGGTTCGCCGCCGGGCGGTTATTACGCACCGTGGAACAATCCCGTGCTCGAAGCAAAGGAAGATGGCGAATACCTGACCGAACGCCTGACTGAGGAATCGATCAAGTTCCTCGAGAACCGCGACGAAGCCAAGCCGTTTTTCCTTTATCTTTGCTATTACAATGTCCACACGCCGATTCAGCCTTATAAGAAACGCGTCGAGTACTTCGAAGCAAAGAAGGGCAACATCGAAGGCAAAACGCCGGTAATTGCCGAGCATGAAGGGCAGTCTCGGGCACGTCAGGACAACGCCGCTTACGCATCGATGGTTGCCGCCGTCGATCAAAGCGTCGGGGATATCCTTGCGAAGCTGGACGAGTTGAAGCTCGACGACGACACCGTGGTTTGCTTTTTTTCTGATAACGGCGGCTTGTGCACGCTGGGCAAAAACCGCGTGGCGCCGACTTCCAATTTGCCGCTTCGTAGTGGTAAAGGATGGCTGTACGAAGGGGGCGTTCGCAGTCCGATGATCGTTCGTGCTCCTGGCGTGACTCAAGCCGGCAGCAGCACCGAGTCGCCGGTCGTTAGCACCGACTTCTTCCCAACGATGCTGGAACTTGCCGACTTGCCACTGCAGCCGAAGTTGCATGCCGATGGCGAGTCGCTTGTCGCGATGCTTGGTGGTGATGATCCAGCCGAGAAACGAACGTTCTACTGGCATTACCCGCACTACCATGGTTCGACATGGAAGCCAGGCGCTTCGATTCGCGACGGCGACTGGAAGCTGATCGAGTTTTACGAATATGACGAAGTCGAACTGTACAACCTGGCTGACGATCCTGGCGAGAAGAACGACTTGAGCAAGTCGATGCCGGAAAAGACGACCCAGCTTCGCGAGAAGCTTCGCACCTGGCAAAAAGAAATGAACGCCAAGATGCCGGAGCCGAACCCAAAGTATCGCGGCGCGAAATAG
- a CDS encoding MFS transporter: MLNSKVIGLSVMMFLQFFVWGAWYVTVGNYMDANGMTDQISWAYTVAPIAAIISPFFLGFVADRYFASERVLAVLHLLGAGAMLAAPFAAEVTISAKDMDPESFMTTIYSSAFIVTLLLHVLCYMPTLGLTNTLAFSNIDDQETQFPIIRVFGTIGWIVANLTVSSIFGADTTAQQFYITSAAGVALGIFSFFLPHTPPPSAGKAVTFREIVGADTLSLMKERSFFVFILGSFLICIPLAAYYAFAPVFVKHTGFEAPGSIMSMGQGSEIIFMLLMPLFFARLGVKWMLFVGMAAWVLRYGLFAGAEGLDGNLPYPLVIGGILLHGICYDFFFVTGFIYTDKKCTKETRGQAQGFLVLVTQGLGLGIGAQVIGWLFESQTTTEGAVTVTNWQMFWLVPCIASAVVMLLFGLLFNDKVDEADGDADEDVPATEGTH, from the coding sequence ATGCTGAATTCCAAAGTCATCGGACTCTCGGTGATGATGTTCCTCCAATTCTTTGTTTGGGGGGCTTGGTACGTAACGGTTGGCAACTATATGGACGCCAACGGAATGACCGACCAGATTAGTTGGGCATACACCGTGGCTCCGATCGCGGCGATCATTTCACCATTTTTCCTGGGGTTTGTCGCGGATCGCTACTTTGCCTCGGAACGCGTCCTGGCCGTGCTGCACCTGCTTGGTGCTGGGGCGATGTTGGCCGCCCCGTTTGCTGCTGAGGTGACGATCAGCGCGAAAGACATGGACCCCGAATCGTTCATGACAACGATTTACTCGTCGGCGTTCATCGTGACGTTGCTGCTGCATGTTCTCTGTTATATGCCGACGCTGGGGCTAACCAATACGTTGGCGTTCTCGAACATTGACGATCAAGAAACGCAGTTTCCGATCATTCGCGTGTTCGGCACCATCGGTTGGATTGTCGCCAACTTGACGGTCAGCAGTATCTTTGGTGCGGATACGACCGCTCAGCAGTTCTACATCACCTCGGCTGCCGGCGTGGCGTTGGGTATCTTCAGCTTCTTCCTGCCGCACACCCCACCACCTTCGGCGGGGAAAGCGGTTACGTTCCGCGAGATCGTGGGGGCCGATACCCTGTCGCTGATGAAAGAACGCTCGTTCTTCGTCTTTATCTTGGGGTCGTTCCTAATCTGTATTCCGCTGGCAGCTTACTATGCGTTTGCTCCTGTGTTCGTGAAGCATACCGGCTTTGAAGCACCCGGCAGTATTATGTCGATGGGGCAGGGCTCGGAAATCATCTTCATGCTGCTGATGCCGCTCTTTTTCGCTCGCTTGGGCGTGAAGTGGATGTTGTTCGTTGGTATGGCTGCTTGGGTGCTACGATATGGTTTGTTCGCCGGTGCCGAAGGTTTGGATGGCAACTTGCCGTATCCGCTGGTGATCGGCGGTATCTTGCTGCACGGTATCTGTTACGACTTCTTCTTTGTGACCGGCTTTATCTACACCGATAAGAAGTGCACCAAAGAGACCCGAGGCCAGGCTCAAGGCTTCCTGGTTCTCGTCACCCAAGGTTTGGGGCTCGGGATTGGTGCTCAGGTCATTGGTTGGCTGTTTGAATCGCAAACGACGACCGAAGGCGCCGTCACGGTCACCAACTGGCAAATGTTCTGGTTGGTTCCTTGTATTGCGTCGGCTGTCGTGATGCTGCTGTTCGGTCTCCTCTTTAATGACAAAGTGGACGAAGCGGATGGGGATGCCGACGAGGACGTTCCTGCCACCGAAGGAACCCATTAA
- a CDS encoding Flp family type IVb pilin yields the protein MQGLIQKVQNFLVSEDGPTAVEYAVMLALIVIVCLSAISAIGTQANATFTKIGTDMQTANTTGGAV from the coding sequence ATGCAAGGTCTCATCCAGAAAGTACAGAACTTCCTCGTATCGGAAGACGGTCCCACCGCGGTTGAATACGCCGTGATGCTGGCTCTGATCGTCATCGTATGTCTGTCCGCCATCTCGGCGATCGGTACCCAGGCGAACGCTACGTTCACCAAGATTGGTACGGACATGCAAACCGCCAACACCACTGGTGGTGCGGTATAA
- a CDS encoding prepilin peptidase — MDLFVSLAEAVKEHWPVWVVTITLIVAAIIDGIQLKVPNWITFPFVASGWIYSFCAFGFEGLGWSLLGTVVGLALLLPAYSIGGMGAGDVKLLAGVGAWMHGTHTFYAFCISAIVGAVLAVGMVLVRKAWKKHSNNARIILNEIMTIRDPNELASIAAERKPTMLLLPYGIPIAIGTIGYFLWMGLLV; from the coding sequence ATGGATCTTTTTGTAAGCTTGGCAGAAGCAGTTAAGGAACATTGGCCTGTTTGGGTCGTGACTATCACGTTAATCGTGGCTGCTATCATCGACGGAATTCAATTAAAAGTTCCGAATTGGATCACCTTCCCGTTTGTTGCTAGCGGCTGGATTTACAGCTTCTGCGCATTTGGTTTTGAAGGTTTAGGCTGGAGTTTGCTGGGTACGGTCGTCGGTTTGGCATTGCTGCTTCCGGCCTACTCGATCGGCGGCATGGGTGCCGGCGACGTGAAGCTTCTGGCCGGTGTTGGTGCCTGGATGCATGGCACGCACACCTTCTACGCTTTCTGCATTTCGGCCATCGTCGGTGCGGTTCTCGCCGTCGGTATGGTCCTCGTTCGCAAGGCGTGGAAAAAGCACTCGAACAACGCTCGAATCATTCTCAACGAGATCATGACCATTCGTGATCCCAACGAGTTGGCGAGCATCGCTGCGGAGCGAAAGCCTACGATGCTTCTGCTCCCCTACGGTATTCCGATCGCCATCGGAACCATTGGTTACTTCCTCTGGATGGGACTGCTTGTATGA
- a CDS encoding TadE/TadG family type IV pilus assembly protein — translation MAPLFFLLIFGMIEYGRMVMVQQVITNASREGARRAVLDGATTSEVVAAVESFLDSAAVDSDGADVIVSPDPPEDAGFGGAVSVTVQIPFSEVSWLPSPMYLGSTTLEAKTSMRRETVQ, via the coding sequence GTGGCACCACTCTTCTTCCTCCTGATTTTCGGGATGATCGAATACGGTCGCATGGTGATGGTGCAGCAAGTGATTACCAACGCTTCTCGCGAAGGAGCACGTCGAGCCGTCCTGGACGGAGCGACAACTTCCGAAGTGGTTGCCGCGGTAGAGTCCTTCCTCGATTCGGCTGCCGTCGATAGTGACGGAGCCGACGTCATTGTGTCGCCAGACCCGCCGGAAGATGCCGGGTTTGGTGGGGCCGTGTCGGTAACTGTTCAGATACCATTTTCCGAGGTCAGCTGGTTGCCATCTCCCATGTACTTGGGATCAACAACCTTGGAAGCGAAGACCTCCATGCGTAGAGAAACCGTTCAATGA
- the cpaB gene encoding Flp pilus assembly protein CpaB, translating to MRPKSLILIIIALGCGLVASIGISQVLEQQSAQPVPQVEMENIFVALEEIDINEPIKPEMIKLEPWPADKIPEGAIRELENVEERRPRSRLFAGEVILEGKLFGSDEDQGASKLIPKGYRVHSVRVTAESSASGLILPGDRVDVLVYLQVTNQNNRSQKKQMTRTILTNCRVFAVNEQIHRDADDDDAIAAKTVSLLVTPKQVEILVLASRLGSLSLSLRPPDESGDDEAGVTDDATIAELLGITENADPNMDNRPKQPAVAQDQKPAGGGFLDFLKNSQASLTSPTMGALPAEQEPEWTMDLLSPDGVRRFEFGADEELPLEVAPGASSSRSSTMRTSLPAQQPSLPPGSVGQPSQPVDTAPANDDLDLKPSDADSDSMPAGSDLDFGQDDA from the coding sequence ATGCGTCCTAAATCACTAATTTTGATCATCATCGCACTCGGGTGCGGGCTCGTTGCCTCGATCGGCATCAGCCAGGTACTCGAACAGCAGTCGGCTCAGCCGGTACCTCAAGTCGAGATGGAGAACATCTTCGTCGCGCTCGAGGAAATCGACATCAACGAACCGATCAAGCCAGAGATGATCAAGCTGGAACCATGGCCAGCAGATAAGATTCCAGAAGGTGCCATTCGTGAACTCGAGAACGTCGAAGAACGTCGTCCTCGTTCGCGTCTGTTTGCCGGCGAAGTCATCCTGGAAGGCAAGCTCTTCGGTTCCGACGAAGACCAAGGTGCTTCCAAGCTGATTCCTAAAGGCTACCGCGTTCACTCCGTCCGCGTGACGGCGGAAAGCTCGGCCTCTGGTTTGATCCTGCCTGGCGACCGCGTCGACGTTTTGGTTTACCTCCAAGTGACCAACCAAAACAACCGCAGCCAGAAGAAGCAGATGACACGTACGATTCTGACGAATTGCCGCGTGTTTGCTGTGAACGAACAAATCCATCGCGATGCTGACGATGACGATGCAATCGCCGCCAAAACGGTCTCGTTGCTCGTCACGCCGAAGCAGGTCGAAATCCTGGTGCTTGCCTCGCGACTGGGAAGCCTGAGCTTGTCGCTTCGTCCGCCAGATGAAAGCGGAGACGACGAAGCTGGCGTAACTGACGACGCCACCATTGCCGAACTGTTGGGCATCACGGAAAACGCCGACCCCAACATGGACAATCGTCCGAAGCAGCCAGCGGTTGCTCAGGACCAGAAGCCTGCCGGCGGTGGTTTCCTCGACTTTTTGAAGAACTCGCAAGCCTCGCTGACTTCACCCACGATGGGTGCATTGCCAGCGGAGCAGGAACCAGAATGGACCATGGACCTGCTTAGCCCAGACGGCGTGCGACGCTTTGAATTTGGTGCAGACGAAGAGCTTCCATTGGAAGTTGCCCCAGGGGCTTCCTCCAGCCGAAGCAGCACGATGCGAACTTCGCTGCCAGCTCAGCAGCCGAGCCTGCCACCAGGCTCGGTGGGACAACCTTCGCAGCCGGTCGATACGGCCCCTGCGAATGACGATCTGGATTTAAAACCCAGTGATGCAGACAGTGACTCCATGCCAGCGGGGTCAGACTTAGATTTCGG